A single genomic interval of Mucilaginibacter robiniae harbors:
- a CDS encoding glycoside hydrolase family 2 protein, with the protein MKKLFLYAACAALVNWLSATPAHAQNAPVKQVQLTRFQLQSSVLVKAGGRELSDKNYRNTAPWYPVQVPSTVLYGLVANHVYPDPYQGWNNMHIPDASDAFNKQYNLDKYSHLPGKVNPWKKPYWYRTTFTVPAADKGKTFQLIFKGINYRAEVWLNGHRVADSTQMAGMFAEHNLNVSRSVLAGGSNTLAVKIFPLDEPGLPAKEQLEALGPFYENGGPTGDIGKNVTMLCSVGWDWMPPVRDRNMGIWQPVYLRTTGTVTIARPKLTTDLPSFPDTSTAKLSLGLTLTNYSAATANGKLMVSIKPENFAGPVTQFTQPVALPGGVTKIVKLDADKVNQLLIKNPKLWWPNGYGRANLYRIKLQYANGAHITDDTSFVFGIRTVSTRTSEVNGFTRREFFVNGKRVHLNGGAWVPDLMVHRDSARYDYEMHLCRNANVNLVRIWGGGVTPPDAFWNAADRYGLMVWSDFWITGDTQGEFKGSPDWPLENNVFTKNVISTIYRIRNHPSLLVWTGGNEGHARRELYDVMRNNIIKLDGTRPFIPSSSGFAKLPAGWEGSWPDNQPSGVYSGGPYAWKDAKEYYKLADQAHDWVFKDETGLPSQPPYNTLAKNIPDTTWDKNLPYPLNNMWGYHDAATGAGKYDEYYKDMVSRYGKPTSREDFSDKMQLMNTTGYQGIFEAAGHKLTETGGVMLWKLNAAFPSVIWQIYDWYLEPNAGYYAMQNACEPIHIQFNQSDSTVAVLNRTHRSTGTLMLQADVYDTHTKSLFHQLATASFDDEGVKEVIPMGYVLKQVKEFCFVVLSLKDAKGNVVSRNTYWMAPGNDYTPLNKLNNAQVQAKLLKTAKGKSENSWTIQLTNNSNQLAFYVRPQLMVNGQEVMPAYWTGSYVTLAPHESTTLSVSAPVAKLGQQTPVIQVSGWNVKHQIISTK; encoded by the coding sequence ATGAAAAAATTATTCCTTTATGCTGCTTGTGCAGCTCTTGTTAATTGGCTATCAGCAACGCCCGCGCATGCACAAAATGCACCGGTAAAGCAGGTACAATTAACACGTTTTCAGTTACAATCCTCGGTATTGGTGAAAGCCGGTGGGCGGGAGCTATCTGATAAAAACTACCGCAACACGGCACCCTGGTATCCGGTTCAGGTGCCCTCAACAGTACTTTACGGCTTGGTAGCCAACCATGTGTACCCCGACCCCTACCAGGGCTGGAACAACATGCACATTCCCGATGCTTCAGATGCGTTTAACAAACAGTATAATCTGGATAAGTATAGCCATCTGCCGGGAAAAGTAAACCCCTGGAAAAAACCTTATTGGTATCGTACTACCTTTACGGTACCGGCTGCTGATAAAGGCAAAACCTTTCAGTTAATTTTTAAAGGTATTAATTACCGCGCTGAAGTTTGGCTGAACGGCCATCGTGTAGCCGACTCTACCCAAATGGCAGGCATGTTTGCTGAGCACAACCTGAATGTGAGCCGTTCCGTTTTGGCGGGTGGTTCAAATACTTTAGCTGTTAAGATATTCCCGCTGGATGAACCCGGCCTACCGGCTAAAGAGCAATTGGAAGCCTTAGGCCCTTTTTATGAAAATGGTGGACCAACAGGCGATATCGGTAAAAACGTAACGATGCTATGCTCCGTTGGGTGGGACTGGATGCCGCCCGTACGCGATCGTAATATGGGTATCTGGCAACCGGTTTACTTACGCACTACAGGTACGGTAACCATTGCCCGGCCCAAATTAACTACCGATTTACCTTCATTCCCTGATACCAGCACTGCTAAGCTTAGCTTAGGCTTAACTTTAACTAACTACAGTGCAGCAACAGCTAATGGTAAGTTAATGGTAAGCATTAAGCCTGAAAACTTTGCAGGCCCAGTCACGCAGTTTACCCAGCCGGTAGCCTTGCCAGGCGGCGTAACTAAAATTGTAAAGCTGGATGCAGATAAGGTCAATCAGCTGCTGATTAAAAACCCTAAACTTTGGTGGCCTAATGGTTACGGGCGGGCTAATTTGTACCGTATCAAGTTACAGTATGCCAATGGTGCCCATATTACCGATGATACCAGCTTTGTTTTCGGTATACGTACAGTAAGTACCCGTACCAGCGAAGTAAATGGCTTTACCCGTCGCGAGTTTTTTGTGAATGGCAAACGCGTACACCTAAACGGTGGTGCCTGGGTACCTGATTTAATGGTACACCGCGATTCGGCACGGTATGATTATGAAATGCACCTGTGCCGCAATGCCAACGTGAACCTGGTACGTATTTGGGGTGGCGGCGTTACCCCACCGGATGCTTTCTGGAATGCTGCCGACCGCTACGGTTTAATGGTATGGTCAGATTTCTGGATTACCGGCGATACCCAAGGCGAGTTTAAAGGTTCGCCTGACTGGCCGCTGGAAAATAATGTATTCACCAAAAACGTCATCAGCACTATTTACCGCATCCGCAATCACCCTAGTTTACTAGTATGGACAGGCGGTAATGAAGGTCATGCCCGCCGTGAGTTGTACGATGTAATGCGCAACAATATCATCAAACTGGATGGTACCCGGCCATTTATCCCTAGCTCATCGGGCTTTGCCAAACTTCCGGCTGGCTGGGAAGGCTCATGGCCTGATAATCAGCCTAGCGGCGTGTATAGTGGTGGCCCTTACGCCTGGAAAGATGCTAAAGAATACTACAAACTAGCCGATCAGGCTCATGATTGGGTATTTAAAGATGAAACCGGCTTACCATCGCAGCCACCTTACAATACATTGGCTAAAAATATACCGGACACTACCTGGGATAAAAATTTACCCTACCCATTAAACAACATGTGGGGCTACCATGATGCCGCTACAGGTGCGGGTAAGTACGATGAGTATTACAAGGATATGGTAAGCCGTTACGGCAAGCCTACCAGCCGTGAAGATTTTTCCGACAAAATGCAGTTGATGAATACCACTGGCTACCAGGGCATATTTGAAGCAGCAGGCCACAAATTAACGGAAACCGGCGGTGTTATGCTGTGGAAACTGAATGCAGCTTTCCCAAGTGTAATTTGGCAGATTTATGATTGGTACCTGGAGCCTAACGCTGGCTACTATGCGATGCAAAATGCCTGTGAGCCTATTCATATTCAGTTTAATCAGAGTGATTCTACTGTGGCGGTATTAAACCGCACACACCGATCTACCGGCACCTTGATGTTGCAGGCCGATGTTTATGACACGCATACCAAAAGCCTTTTCCACCAACTAGCTACTGCCAGTTTTGACGACGAAGGGGTAAAGGAAGTAATACCAATGGGCTACGTTTTAAAACAGGTTAAGGAGTTCTGTTTTGTAGTATTGAGCTTGAAAGATGCTAAAGGCAATGTGGTATCGCGCAACACTTACTGGATGGCGCCGGGTAATGATTACACTCCGCTTAATAAGTTAAACAATGCACAGGTACAAGCCAAATTACTGAAAACAGCTAAAGGTAAATCTGAAAACAGCTGGACTATACAGTTAACCAATAACAGCAACCAACTAGCATTTTATGTACGCCCGCAACTAATGGTGAACGGCCAGGAAGTAATGCCAGCCTACTGGACTGGCAGCTACGTTACTTTAGCGCCTCATGAAAGCACAACCTTATCGGTAAGTGCACCGGTAGCTAAGCTGGGCCAGCAAACACCTGTTATACAGGTTTCGGGCTGGAACGTAAAGCACCAAATAATTAGTACCAAATAA
- a CDS encoding glycoside hydrolase family 3 N-terminal domain-containing protein gives MKNIGLALVAFCCSFSVMAQRAQPGSSVDQRVNQLLSQMTLEEKVGQMTQLTLDAVLKTDAQKNAVMPHALDEQKLNEALLKYHVGSLLNVSGAAETREHWYGLISQIQKTAAKDRLKIPVLYGIDAMHGMNYTTGSTLFPQEIGMAATFNPDIAYKAAEITAYEVRASYITWNFAPVLDLGKNPLWPRIYETFGEDPYVAKTMGAAMVKGLQGNLNGKYNVAACMKHYMGYSFPLNGKDRTPAWIPDRYLREYFMPSFKAAVDAGARTVMVNSSEINGVPVHASKYLLTDVLRGELGFTGIAVTDWQDIKYLHDRHHIAATQKEAVQIAVNAGIDMSMVPYDYTFYNYLIELVHEGKVPMARINEAVKRILKVKLETGLFESSIGNPNDYPKFGSAEFTQASLQAANESITLLKNNNQILPLKKNMKVLVTGPTANTMRALNGGWSYTWQGDRSDEFAADKNTILEAIQQKVGKDNVLYEPGATFDAAQNTDDAVKAARKADAIVLCLGELSYAENPGNIDELSLPNAQIELAHELAKTGKPVILVLTEGRPRVVTEAENLSAATLMAYYSGNEGGNALANILFGDVNPSGRLPYTYPRYNNALVNYYRKNLENGNSDDAHGYHPLYEFGYGLSYTTFSYSNLHVSQPSLTASQKLTISVDVKNTGQREGKESVLLYISDLYASITPDTKRLRGFSKINLKPGESRTVSFTITPKDLAFVNDQSQLVTEPGEFKIQIADQTQTFNYEASTVPSRTGKL, from the coding sequence ATGAAGAATATCGGACTTGCCCTTGTGGCTTTTTGCTGTTCATTTAGCGTGATGGCCCAGCGCGCGCAGCCAGGTTCATCAGTTGATCAACGTGTGAATCAGCTTTTATCTCAAATGACGTTGGAAGAAAAAGTAGGCCAGATGACGCAGCTTACTTTAGATGCCGTGTTGAAAACAGATGCTCAGAAAAATGCTGTTATGCCTCATGCACTGGATGAGCAGAAGCTGAATGAAGCTTTACTAAAATACCATGTAGGTTCATTACTAAACGTAAGCGGTGCTGCCGAAACCCGGGAACACTGGTACGGTTTAATTTCGCAAATACAAAAAACCGCTGCTAAAGACCGCCTGAAAATACCTGTGCTGTATGGTATTGATGCGATGCATGGCATGAACTATACTACAGGCAGTACCTTATTTCCGCAAGAAATTGGTATGGCGGCTACCTTTAACCCCGATATAGCTTATAAAGCTGCTGAAATTACCGCTTACGAGGTTCGGGCCAGCTATATTACCTGGAACTTTGCACCGGTACTGGATTTGGGTAAGAACCCGCTATGGCCGCGTATTTATGAAACCTTTGGCGAAGACCCCTATGTTGCTAAAACGATGGGTGCGGCTATGGTGAAAGGTTTGCAAGGTAACCTGAACGGCAAATACAATGTAGCCGCTTGTATGAAACATTATATGGGCTACAGTTTCCCATTAAATGGTAAAGACCGTACCCCTGCCTGGATACCTGACCGTTATCTGCGCGAATACTTTATGCCTTCATTTAAGGCTGCTGTTGATGCCGGTGCCCGTACCGTAATGGTGAACTCTTCTGAAATTAACGGGGTACCCGTGCATGCCAGCAAGTATTTGTTAACCGATGTGTTAAGAGGCGAACTGGGCTTTACCGGTATTGCGGTAACTGACTGGCAGGATATTAAATATTTGCATGACCGTCATCATATTGCTGCTACGCAGAAAGAAGCCGTGCAAATTGCGGTGAACGCCGGTATTGATATGAGCATGGTGCCTTATGATTATACCTTTTATAATTACCTGATTGAACTGGTACATGAAGGTAAAGTGCCTATGGCCCGTATTAATGAAGCGGTAAAACGGATATTGAAAGTGAAGCTGGAAACCGGCTTGTTTGAAAGTTCAATAGGTAACCCGAATGATTACCCTAAGTTTGGTTCGGCTGAGTTTACGCAGGCTAGCTTGCAGGCCGCTAATGAATCCATTACCTTATTGAAAAACAACAACCAGATACTGCCGCTTAAAAAGAATATGAAAGTGCTGGTAACCGGCCCAACCGCCAATACCATGCGTGCTTTAAACGGTGGCTGGAGCTATACCTGGCAAGGCGACCGTAGCGATGAGTTTGCTGCCGATAAGAACACTATTCTGGAAGCTATACAGCAAAAGGTAGGTAAAGACAATGTATTGTATGAACCCGGCGCAACGTTTGATGCAGCACAAAATACGGATGATGCAGTAAAAGCAGCACGTAAAGCTGATGCCATTGTATTGTGTCTTGGTGAACTATCTTACGCCGAAAACCCAGGTAATATTGACGAACTGAGTTTGCCAAATGCACAAATAGAGCTGGCTCATGAGTTGGCTAAAACAGGTAAGCCGGTTATTCTGGTATTAACAGAAGGCCGTCCGCGAGTGGTAACAGAAGCGGAAAACCTATCGGCTGCTACGCTGATGGCGTATTATTCAGGTAATGAAGGTGGCAATGCCTTAGCTAACATTTTATTTGGCGATGTGAACCCATCAGGTCGCTTGCCTTATACTTACCCACGCTATAACAATGCTTTGGTTAACTACTACCGCAAAAATTTAGAGAATGGTAACAGTGATGATGCGCACGGCTATCACCCTTTATATGAATTTGGCTACGGACTTAGCTATACCACCTTTAGCTACAGTAACCTGCATGTTAGTCAGCCAAGTTTAACGGCTAGCCAAAAATTAACCATCAGTGTAGATGTAAAAAATACCGGTCAGCGTGAAGGTAAAGAATCCGTACTGTTATACATCAGTGATTTGTATGCCAGCATTACACCGGATACCAAACGTTTAAGAGGTTTCAGCAAAATCAACTTAAAACCAGGTGAAAGTCGTACCGTAAGCTTTACCATTACCCCTAAAGATTTGGCCTTTGTGAACGACCAAAGCCAATTGGTAACCGAACCCGGCGAGTTTAAAATTCAGATAGCCGACCAGACACAAACCTTCAACTATGAAGCCAGTACGGTACCTTCCAGAACCGGGAAGTTGTAA
- a CDS encoding galactokinase produces MNDQHLHESFRQQFGQPAAGVYFCPGRVNLIGEHIDYNGGLVMPCAVTFGTWLLIAPNSSGLLRFRGMNFPETLDIPVQSAYEKQGKAWFNYPLGVIHLFAQAGHSLQQGYDLLYYGNMPISSGLSSSASIEVVTAFTFNQLLQSPYTKLDLVKLTKRVENEFIGVNSGIMDQFAVAFGEHNKALMLNCETLDYTAVDVPLGEYVLAIVNTNKPRNLAESKYNERVAECQEALKALQQELPIKELCEIDADALHQHKHLITDETIWKRVRHVVEENDRVKKAAQVLEQGDLQSFGELMQQSHQSLKELYEVSGIELDTIAEYSQRYPGVIGARMTGAGFGGCAIALVKGSVFESYSKDITTYYTEAIGYEPSVYQSVIADGVRQLS; encoded by the coding sequence ATGAACGATCAGCATTTGCACGAATCTTTCCGGCAGCAATTTGGCCAGCCAGCTGCCGGGGTATATTTCTGCCCAGGCCGGGTTAACCTGATTGGCGAACATATTGATTACAATGGCGGCTTGGTTATGCCCTGCGCCGTTACTTTCGGTACCTGGTTGCTGATAGCACCTAACTCGTCAGGGTTGCTTCGTTTTCGCGGAATGAACTTTCCTGAAACGTTGGATATACCTGTGCAAAGTGCTTATGAAAAGCAAGGTAAAGCCTGGTTTAACTATCCGTTGGGCGTAATTCATTTGTTTGCTCAGGCTGGTCATTCATTGCAGCAGGGATATGATTTGCTGTATTATGGCAATATGCCTATATCATCGGGCTTGTCTTCGTCAGCTTCTATCGAGGTGGTTACGGCGTTTACTTTTAATCAGCTACTGCAATCTCCTTACACTAAGCTGGATTTGGTAAAGCTTACCAAACGGGTAGAAAATGAGTTTATCGGGGTAAACAGCGGCATTATGGACCAGTTTGCTGTAGCTTTTGGCGAGCACAACAAAGCTTTGATGCTGAACTGTGAAACGCTCGATTATACCGCTGTTGACGTTCCTTTGGGCGAATACGTGCTGGCTATCGTGAATACCAACAAGCCCCGTAATTTGGCCGAATCCAAGTATAACGAACGCGTAGCTGAATGTCAGGAAGCGCTGAAAGCCTTACAGCAGGAATTACCGATTAAAGAATTATGTGAAATTGATGCAGATGCCTTACACCAGCATAAGCACCTGATTACCGATGAAACCATCTGGAAGCGTGTCCGCCACGTGGTCGAAGAAAATGATCGTGTGAAAAAGGCAGCCCAGGTATTGGAACAAGGCGATTTGCAATCCTTTGGTGAGCTGATGCAGCAGTCACACCAATCACTTAAAGAACTATACGAAGTAAGCGGCATAGAACTGGATACCATTGCCGAATATAGCCAGCGCTACCCCGGCGTAATTGGCGCCCGCATGACGGGAGCAGGCTTTGGTGGCTGTGCTATTGCATTGGTTAAAGGATCTGTGTTTGAATCGTACAGTAAAGATATTACCACTTACTACACCGAAGCCATTGGTTATGAACCGTCGGTTTACCAATCAGTTATTGCGGATGGTGTTCGTCAGCTAAGCTAG
- a CDS encoding glycoside hydrolase family 3 N-terminal domain-containing protein — MKPLVKSKALLATALLTLVTSSLWAQNKSIYHKGWIDFNKNGRKDVFEDPAEPVEKRIADLLSQMTLEEKTCQQATLYGYKRVLRDEMPTPNWKNEVWKDGIANIDEELNNLTSHTDDAPTQYSYPYSKHASAINTIQKWFVEETRLGIPVDFTNEGIHGLNHDRATPLPAPIGIGSSWDKALVLRAGQTVGREAKALGYTNIYVPILDPARDQRWGRVVECYGEDPYLIAELGKQMTLGVQSQGVASTLKHFAVYSVPKGGRDGNTRTDPHVAPREMYQLYLYPFRRVIQEAQPLGVMSSYNDWDGVPITGSYFFLTELLRQKFGFTGYVVSDSEAVEYLYSKHHVAADMKGAVKQAIDAGLNVRTNFSMPQTYIMPLRELVKEGSVSMKTLNHSVADVLRVKFKLGLFDQPYVANPKAADKLVHTAADEDFALQLNRESMVLLKNENKLLPLDKSKLKNILVTGPLAGEKSYAISRYGPSHNPVTSVLEGIKTFAGASVKVDYAQGCQVTDATWPESEIIPTPLTAAEQAGIDSAVAKARQADVVIAVVGENERQVGESLSRTGLNLPGRQLQLLQALQATGKPVVMVMINGQPLTINWENRYLPAILEAWFPGPQSGRVVAETLFGLNNPGGKLSITFPKTTGQIEFNFPFKPASQANQPTSGPNGYGKTSVNGALYPFGYGLSYTTFSYSNLQIIQPSQHSQNDITVTVDVTNTGNVKGDDVVQLYLKDVVSSVTTYEYDLRGFERVPLAPGEKKTVKFTLHPDDLALLDKNMNWTVEPGKFRVMIGSSSEDIKLKAEFEVVD; from the coding sequence ATGAAACCGTTAGTTAAAAGCAAAGCTTTGTTAGCTACTGCCCTGCTCACCCTAGTTACCTCTTCGCTGTGGGCCCAAAACAAAAGTATTTACCATAAGGGATGGATAGATTTTAACAAGAACGGCCGTAAAGATGTATTTGAAGATCCTGCTGAACCTGTAGAGAAGCGCATCGCCGATTTGCTATCGCAGATGACATTGGAAGAAAAGACTTGCCAACAGGCTACATTATATGGGTATAAGCGGGTGCTAAGGGATGAAATGCCTACGCCTAACTGGAAAAATGAAGTATGGAAAGATGGTATTGCCAATATTGATGAGGAACTGAACAACTTAACCTCACATACAGATGATGCGCCTACGCAATATAGTTACCCGTACAGTAAACATGCTTCAGCAATTAACACGATACAGAAGTGGTTTGTAGAAGAAACTCGACTGGGCATACCGGTTGATTTTACCAACGAAGGCATACATGGCCTGAACCATGACCGGGCTACGCCACTGCCAGCGCCTATAGGTATTGGCAGCAGCTGGGATAAAGCACTGGTACTTCGGGCCGGCCAGACGGTAGGTCGGGAAGCGAAGGCTCTAGGCTATACGAATATTTATGTACCCATATTAGACCCCGCCCGCGATCAGCGTTGGGGGCGTGTAGTGGAATGTTATGGTGAAGACCCGTACCTGATTGCCGAACTAGGCAAGCAAATGACATTAGGCGTGCAAAGTCAGGGTGTGGCTTCTACCCTGAAACACTTTGCAGTGTATAGCGTGCCGAAAGGTGGCCGGGATGGTAATACCCGTACCGACCCGCATGTGGCTCCGCGAGAAATGTATCAGCTTTACTTATATCCATTCCGCCGGGTAATACAGGAGGCGCAGCCATTGGGAGTAATGAGCAGCTATAACGATTGGGACGGCGTGCCTATTACCGGGAGCTACTTTTTCCTGACTGAGCTGTTACGCCAGAAGTTTGGCTTTACAGGCTATGTGGTTTCTGATAGTGAAGCGGTGGAATACTTATATTCTAAGCACCATGTAGCGGCTGATATGAAAGGTGCCGTTAAGCAGGCTATTGATGCCGGTTTGAACGTTCGTACCAATTTCAGTATGCCGCAAACCTACATTATGCCTTTGCGTGAACTGGTGAAGGAAGGCAGCGTGAGTATGAAAACGCTTAACCATAGTGTGGCTGATGTGTTAAGGGTAAAGTTTAAATTGGGTTTGTTCGATCAACCGTATGTGGCTAACCCGAAAGCGGCCGACAAGCTGGTGCATACTGCGGCTGATGAAGACTTTGCCTTGCAATTAAACCGTGAATCAATGGTGCTGCTTAAAAACGAAAATAAGCTGTTGCCATTAGATAAAAGTAAGCTGAAAAATATACTGGTAACTGGGCCTTTAGCGGGCGAGAAGAGTTATGCCATTAGTCGTTATGGCCCTTCACATAATCCGGTTACTTCGGTGCTGGAAGGTATTAAAACGTTTGCCGGTGCAAGTGTAAAGGTAGATTACGCACAAGGCTGCCAGGTAACTGATGCTACCTGGCCCGAAAGTGAAATCATCCCGACACCATTAACCGCTGCTGAACAGGCCGGCATTGATAGTGCAGTAGCCAAAGCCCGGCAGGCCGATGTAGTAATTGCTGTAGTTGGCGAGAACGAGAGACAGGTAGGCGAAAGCTTATCACGTACCGGATTGAACCTACCCGGCAGGCAACTACAATTGTTGCAAGCCTTGCAAGCCACCGGCAAGCCTGTGGTTATGGTGATGATTAACGGACAGCCGCTTACCATCAATTGGGAAAACCGCTATTTACCGGCTATTCTGGAAGCGTGGTTCCCCGGGCCGCAATCTGGACGTGTGGTGGCCGAAACCTTGTTCGGGCTGAACAATCCAGGAGGTAAGCTGTCGATTACTTTTCCGAAAACTACCGGGCAAATTGAGTTTAATTTTCCATTTAAGCCAGCTTCACAAGCCAACCAGCCAACTTCGGGGCCTAATGGTTATGGTAAAACCAGTGTGAATGGTGCCTTATATCCGTTTGGCTACGGCTTAAGCTATACTACCTTTAGCTATAGCAATCTGCAAATTATACAGCCTAGCCAACATAGTCAGAATGATATTACAGTAACGGTAGATGTAACGAATACCGGAAATGTTAAAGGGGATGATGTAGTACAACTATACCTGAAAGATGTGGTGAGCAGCGTAACTACTTACGAGTATGACCTGCGTGGTTTTGAACGTGTGCCTTTAGCGCCGGGTGAGAAAAAGACGGTAAAGTTTACCCTACACCCTGATGATTTAGCCCTGCTGGATAAGAATATGAACTGGACCGTAGAACCCGGTAAGTTCCGGGTAATGATTGGTAGCTCGTCTGAAGATATTAAGTTGAAAGCTGAGTTTGAGGTAGTAGATTAA